A window of the Deltaproteobacteria bacterium HGW-Deltaproteobacteria-18 genome harbors these coding sequences:
- the livG gene encoding high-affinity branched-chain amino acid ABC transporter ATP-binding protein LivG (Part of the ABC transporter complexes LivFGHMJ and LivFGHMK involved in the high-affinity transport of branched-chain amino acids; LivFGHMK is specific for the transport of leucine, while LivFGHMJ is a transporter for leucine, isoleucine, and valine), with protein MDNAILACSGVAVRFGGVQALADIAFEAEKGKITAIIGPNGAGKTTLLNAISGMVTPSHGTMLFDGRDITSLQAHKRAWGGMVRTFQNLEIFSNMTVLENVTMGCHGRLTVPAWHSLLRTPRSRRLEDEVRREALEALEFVGMSDLASATAKDLAFGKQRLLELARALAARPKLLLLDEPAAGLNIAETQLLADLIMRIRDTYNLSVILVEHDMELVMRISDSILVLCFGQTISRGTPAQVQKDPRVIAAYLGGDED; from the coding sequence ATGGATAATGCCATTCTCGCCTGTAGCGGAGTAGCGGTGCGTTTCGGGGGTGTGCAGGCCTTGGCCGACATTGCTTTCGAGGCCGAAAAGGGAAAGATCACGGCCATCATCGGACCCAACGGGGCGGGCAAGACCACGCTGCTGAACGCCATTTCGGGCATGGTCACGCCGAGTCACGGGACCATGCTTTTCGATGGACGCGACATCACATCCCTGCAGGCGCACAAGCGGGCTTGGGGCGGGATGGTTCGCACCTTTCAGAACCTTGAAATTTTTTCCAACATGACGGTGCTTGAAAACGTGACCATGGGCTGCCACGGACGGCTGACCGTCCCGGCTTGGCACAGCCTGCTGCGCACGCCCAGATCCCGGCGTCTGGAAGACGAGGTCCGTCGCGAGGCCCTTGAAGCTCTGGAGTTCGTGGGCATGTCCGACCTGGCTTCAGCCACGGCCAAGGATCTGGCTTTCGGCAAACAGCGCCTGCTCGAACTGGCGCGCGCGCTGGCGGCGCGGCCAAAGCTCCTGCTGCTCGACGAGCCTGCGGCCGGGCTCAACATCGCCGAGACACAACTTCTGGCCGACCTGATCATGCGCATTCGCGACACCTACAATCTGTCCGTCATCCTGGTCGAGCATGACATGGAACTCGTGATGCGCATCAGCGACTCCATCCTGGTGCTGTGTTTCGGTCAGACCATCAGCCGCGGCACCCCGGCGCAGGTCCAGAAGGATCCCAGGGTCATCGCCGCGTATCTGGGCGGGGACGAGGACTGA
- the livF gene encoding branched-chain amino acid ABC transporter ATP-binding protein (with LivGHMJ and LivGHMK is part of the high-affinity branched-chain amino acid transport system; LivFGHMK is specific for the transport of leucine, while LivFGHMJ is a transporter for leucine, isoleucine, and valine), translating into MQPTLLSLKNMDVFYGRIHAVRRATLHVRKGEIVALIGGNGAGKTTMLCTISGLIRPGQGSVMFDDFDLARRSPEQIVRAGISHVPEGRLVFSPLSVEDNLRLGAYTRPRFRQRAGIAEDLETMYSMFPVLRERRAQAAGTLSGGEQQMLAIGRALMARPRLLLLDEPGMGLAPLVARDIFRHIVELRDRLGLTVLLVEQNARSALKIADRGYVLENGRVILQGTADELLANRDVQRAYLGRELDT; encoded by the coding sequence ATGCAGCCCACACTTCTTTCACTCAAGAACATGGATGTTTTCTACGGTCGCATTCACGCCGTGCGCCGGGCAACCCTGCACGTCCGAAAGGGCGAGATCGTGGCTCTCATTGGCGGCAACGGCGCGGGCAAGACCACCATGCTCTGCACCATCTCCGGACTGATCCGGCCAGGGCAGGGCAGCGTCATGTTCGATGACTTCGACCTGGCGCGGCGCAGTCCCGAGCAGATCGTGCGCGCCGGGATCTCGCATGTTCCCGAAGGGCGGCTGGTGTTCAGCCCGCTCTCCGTGGAGGACAACCTGCGGCTCGGCGCCTACACCCGGCCGCGTTTCCGGCAGCGCGCCGGCATTGCCGAGGATCTGGAGACCATGTACTCCATGTTTCCGGTGTTGCGCGAGCGCCGCGCCCAGGCCGCCGGGACCCTGTCCGGCGGTGAACAGCAGATGCTGGCCATCGGCCGGGCGCTCATGGCTCGGCCCAGGCTGCTGCTCCTGGACGAGCCGGGCATGGGTCTGGCCCCGCTGGTGGCCAGGGATATTTTTCGTCACATTGTGGAACTGCGCGATCGGCTGGGTCTGACCGTGCTGCTGGTGGAGCAGAACGCCCGCAGCGCGCTCAAGATTGCCGACCGGGGCTACGTGCTCGAAAACGGACGGGTCATTCTGCAGGGCACGGCCGACGAACTGCTGGCCAACCGAGACGTCCAACGCGCCTACCTGGGCCGCGAGCTGGACACTTGA
- a CDS encoding four helix bundle protein: MRSHKDLDLWKFAMQLAKQTYLASANFPKEEIYGLTAQIRRAAASVPSNIAEGAARKGSKEFCHFLYIALGSLAELETQWIISQDLGYTASTSLENNIERVRMMLLGMIRHLKSNQSPTPNA, encoded by the coding sequence TTGCGTTCTCATAAGGATCTTGATTTATGGAAATTCGCCATGCAATTGGCCAAGCAGACATATTTGGCGTCAGCCAATTTTCCCAAAGAGGAAATTTATGGCTTGACCGCGCAAATAAGACGGGCTGCTGCTTCTGTTCCCAGCAACATTGCAGAAGGAGCAGCCAGAAAAGGCAGCAAAGAATTCTGTCATTTTCTATACATTGCACTTGGCTCTTTGGCTGAACTGGAAACGCAGTGGATCATATCTCAAGACCTAGGATACACCGCCAGCACAAGCCTTGAGAATAATATTGAACGTGTCCGCATGATGCTTTTAGGTATGATACGACACCTAAAAAGCAATCAGAGTCCCACTCCTAACGCATAA
- a CDS encoding NAD-dependent dehydratase, translating to MANRKRVLVTGGAGFLGSNLCERLLHGGCEVLCVDNFYSGAKDNISHLVGNPRFELMRHDVTFPLYVEVDEIYNLACPASSIHYQRDPVQTTKTSVHGAINMLGLAKRTRAKIFQASTSEVYGDPEIHPQQESYWGHVNPIGLRSCYDEGKRCAETLFFDYHRQHRLSIKVARIFNTYGPHMHPNDGRVVSNFIVQALSDEPITLYGDGNQSRSFCYVDDLIEAFVRLMDSPDEITGPINLGNPSEMTIRELAETIIDMIGSRSSLIYLPLPSDDPRQRRPDISLARKSLNWEPGTPLREGLARTITYFREMLGKK from the coding sequence ATAGCGAATCGGAAAAGAGTTTTGGTCACGGGCGGCGCCGGTTTTTTGGGTTCCAATTTGTGCGAACGCCTGCTGCATGGCGGATGCGAGGTGCTGTGCGTTGACAACTTTTACAGCGGCGCGAAGGACAACATCAGCCATCTCGTGGGCAACCCCCGTTTTGAACTGATGCGACACGACGTGACCTTCCCCCTCTATGTCGAAGTCGACGAAATATACAATCTGGCCTGTCCCGCATCGTCCATCCACTATCAACGGGACCCGGTGCAGACGACCAAGACGAGCGTACACGGCGCCATCAACATGCTCGGTCTGGCCAAACGGACCAGGGCCAAGATTTTCCAGGCGTCCACCAGCGAGGTCTACGGCGACCCGGAAATCCATCCGCAACAGGAATCCTACTGGGGCCACGTCAACCCCATCGGACTGCGATCCTGCTACGACGAGGGCAAGCGTTGCGCGGAAACCCTCTTCTTCGACTACCACCGCCAGCACAGGTTGAGCATCAAGGTCGCGCGGATATTCAACACATACGGCCCGCACATGCACCCCAACGATGGCCGGGTCGTATCCAACTTCATCGTGCAGGCCCTGAGTGACGAACCCATCACGCTCTATGGCGACGGGAACCAGTCCCGCTCTTTCTGCTATGTGGACGACCTGATCGAGGCTTTTGTGCGTCTCATGGACAGCCCGGACGAAATCACCGGGCCGATCAATCTCGGCAATCCCAGCGAGATGACCATTCGCGAACTGGCCGAGACGATCATCGACATGATCGGATCGCGCTCTTCCCTCATTTATCTCCCGCTCCCCTCGGACGATCCGAGGCAACGCCGCCCCGACATTTCCCTGGCCAGAAAGTCCTTGAATTGGGAACCCGGAACGCCTTTGCGGGAAGGCCTTGCCCGGACGATCACGTATTTCAGGGAAATGCTGGGCAAGAAATGA
- a CDS encoding glycosyltransferase, producing MPPILATNIHPTTYHDATAAILAWTGRGESRSVCLANVHVVMEAYDDPAYRDAVNGADLVAPDGMPLVWVLRRMGHGLKDRVYGPTLMLRVLEDAAKQGVPVGFYGASSNVLVALVKNVQREFPGLCVVYSHSPPFREPTQEEDDAAVRKINASGARILFVGLGCPKQELWMHKHKGRVQSVMLGVGAAFDFHASATTQAPSWMQDRGLEWLFRLCMEPRRLWKRYLKHNPRFAIFCILELMGLKK from the coding sequence ATGCCCCCCATCCTCGCCACCAACATCCACCCCACCACCTACCACGACGCCACCGCCGCAATCCTCGCGTGGACCGGGCGGGGGGAGAGTCGGAGCGTGTGTCTGGCCAATGTGCATGTAGTCATGGAGGCTTACGATGATCCTGCATACAGGGATGCGGTCAATGGGGCTGATCTGGTCGCGCCGGATGGCATGCCGCTGGTTTGGGTTTTACGACGGATGGGGCATGGCCTCAAAGACCGTGTATACGGACCGACGCTGATGCTGCGGGTGCTCGAAGACGCCGCCAAACAGGGGGTGCCGGTGGGCTTTTATGGAGCATCCTCTAACGTGCTGGTCGCGTTGGTTAAAAACGTGCAGCGCGAATTTCCCGGACTCTGTGTCGTCTATTCTCATAGCCCGCCCTTTCGGGAACCGACGCAGGAGGAAGACGATGCGGCTGTGAGAAAGATCAACGCCTCCGGTGCGCGCATTCTCTTTGTCGGTCTGGGGTGTCCAAAGCAGGAGCTGTGGATGCACAAGCACAAGGGACGAGTGCAAAGCGTAATGCTCGGAGTTGGCGCGGCCTTTGACTTCCATGCCAGTGCGACCACGCAGGCTCCTTCATGGATGCAGGACCGGGGTCTGGAATGGCTGTTCCGCCTCTGCATGGAACCTCGCAGGCTTTGGAAAAGATATCTCAAGCATAATCCGCGCTTCGCGATTTTCTGTATTCTTGAACTGATGGGCCTGAAAAAATGA
- a CDS encoding phenylacetate--CoA ligase has translation MYWQSEYECMERGELELLQLERLQATLNRVARNVPLYRKRFAELGIDPYDVQSLEDVKRLPFTTKEDLRQNYPYGLFAVPLRDVVRMQASTGTTGKPTVVGYTSGDVRRWSELAARILTAGGVTKDDAVQIAFNYGLFTGAFGVHSGAELIGASVIPSSGGDPRRQISIMQDYRTTALVCTPSYALHLADTLDEMGVNKTALSLRFGLFGSEPWTEETRREIEDRLGILATDNYGLSEITGVAGECLERAGLHINEDHFLAEIVDPQTGEVLPADAKGELVLTTLTKEAFPLIRFRTGDLTTLIDAPCACGRTLKRMTRIPGRSDDMLIIHGVNVFPSQIEAVIAGTGLIDPHYQIVLDRVGHMDLATIKLEAPESFCTDSIKQSQRILENVRIRLQTELGVAFEVRLVEPRTIERGSGDRIVDRRKM, from the coding sequence ATGTACTGGCAGAGCGAATATGAATGCATGGAGCGTGGAGAGCTGGAACTCTTGCAGCTGGAGCGCCTGCAGGCCACCCTGAACCGGGTGGCGCGCAACGTGCCGCTGTACCGTAAGCGTTTCGCGGAACTGGGCATCGATCCCTATGACGTACAATCTTTGGAAGATGTGAAGCGGCTGCCTTTCACCACCAAGGAAGATTTGCGGCAAAACTATCCCTACGGCCTTTTTGCCGTTCCCCTGCGCGACGTTGTGCGTATGCAGGCGTCCACGGGCACAACCGGCAAACCCACGGTGGTGGGCTACACTTCCGGCGATGTGCGCCGCTGGTCCGAGCTTGCTGCGCGCATCCTCACGGCAGGCGGGGTGACCAAGGACGATGCCGTGCAGATCGCCTTCAACTATGGCCTGTTTACCGGCGCTTTCGGCGTGCACTCCGGGGCGGAGCTTATCGGCGCGTCGGTCATCCCCAGCTCCGGAGGGGACCCGCGCCGCCAGATTTCCATCATGCAGGACTACCGCACCACGGCCCTCGTATGCACCCCGAGCTACGCCCTGCATCTGGCAGACACCCTGGACGAGATGGGGGTCAACAAGACGGCGCTCAGCCTTCGCTTCGGCCTGTTCGGATCCGAACCCTGGACCGAGGAGACGCGCCGCGAGATCGAAGACCGTCTCGGCATCCTGGCTACGGACAATTACGGCTTGAGCGAGATCACGGGCGTGGCCGGGGAGTGTCTGGAGCGGGCCGGGCTGCACATCAACGAGGATCATTTCCTGGCCGAGATCGTGGACCCGCAGACCGGAGAGGTCCTGCCCGCCGACGCCAAGGGCGAGTTGGTGCTGACCACCCTGACCAAGGAAGCCTTCCCTCTGATCCGTTTTCGCACCGGGGACCTGACCACCCTGATCGACGCCCCCTGCGCCTGCGGGCGGACACTAAAGCGCATGACCCGCATCCCGGGACGCAGCGACGACATGCTCATCATTCATGGCGTCAATGTCTTCCCGTCCCAGATCGAAGCGGTAATCGCCGGTACGGGTCTGATCGATCCGCACTATCAGATCGTTCTCGATCGGGTCGGACACATGGATCTGGCCACCATCAAGCTCGAAGCCCCGGAATCATTCTGCACCGATTCCATCAAGCAGTCCCAGCGCATTCTTGAAAACGTGCGCATCCGCCTGCAGACGGAACTGGGGGTGGCCTTCGAGGTCCGCCTGGTGGAACCGCGGACCATCGAAAGGGGCAGCGGGGACAGGATCGTGGACCGGCGCAAGATGTAG
- a CDS encoding undecaprenyl-phosphate glucose phosphotransferase, with translation MLLSHLVHPAGDPAALTVSALLGAIVYSFAAELTGAYGELRLRPFIIEARRVLGAWILTFFCLTLISWAIKYTAVFSRVQIGLWVVVGSAMLVGSRWGIRAFLRAHRRQGRNQRKAVLIGAGTLARQWISTVNAFPELGLKPVAAFDDDPAKIGGTCEGVPIIDPCDEAVHFTNDRLVPMVFITLPLRAEKRLQHILEQYLNSPANLYIIPDIFTFQLMNLSAFQACGTPVIALSASPMSKRKEILKRAEDLILGTMALIIASPLMMLIALGIKLTSPGPVFFRQWRYGMDGKEILVWKFRTMNVTENGHNYRQATRNDCRVTPFGALLRRTSLDELPQLFNVLAGNMSLVGPRPHPVAQDESFRRLLPGYIWRLKIKPGITGWAQVNGWRGETDTIEKMEQRIRHDFHYIENWTLTFDMWILWMTIRRGFANPNAY, from the coding sequence ATGCTCTTGTCCCACCTTGTTCATCCCGCAGGAGATCCTGCCGCCCTGACCGTCAGCGCCCTGCTCGGCGCCATCGTGTATTCCTTCGCAGCGGAACTGACCGGCGCCTACGGAGAACTGCGCCTGCGTCCCTTCATCATCGAGGCCCGCCGCGTTCTCGGCGCTTGGATTCTGACCTTTTTCTGCCTGACGCTCATATCCTGGGCAATCAAATACACGGCCGTCTTCTCGCGGGTGCAGATCGGACTCTGGGTCGTTGTCGGATCGGCCATGCTCGTTGGCTCGCGCTGGGGCATCCGCGCCTTTCTCCGTGCGCATCGCCGTCAAGGCCGCAATCAGCGCAAGGCCGTTCTCATCGGCGCAGGCACCCTGGCCAGGCAATGGATATCCACCGTGAATGCGTTTCCGGAGCTCGGACTCAAACCCGTGGCCGCATTCGATGACGACCCGGCCAAAATTGGCGGCACATGTGAAGGCGTACCCATCATCGACCCTTGCGACGAGGCGGTTCATTTCACCAATGATCGCCTCGTTCCCATGGTTTTCATCACCCTGCCCCTGCGCGCGGAAAAGCGCCTGCAACACATTCTCGAACAATACCTCAACAGTCCGGCCAATCTCTACATCATCCCTGACATATTCACATTTCAACTCATGAACCTGAGTGCCTTCCAGGCCTGTGGGACACCGGTCATCGCCCTTTCCGCTTCGCCCATGTCGAAACGCAAGGAAATTCTCAAACGCGCCGAAGACCTGATTCTCGGAACCATGGCCCTGATCATCGCCAGTCCGCTGATGATGCTCATCGCCCTGGGCATCAAACTGACCTCGCCCGGACCGGTTTTTTTCCGGCAGTGGCGCTACGGAATGGACGGGAAAGAAATCCTGGTCTGGAAATTCAGAACCATGAATGTGACGGAGAATGGTCACAACTATCGACAGGCGACCAGGAACGACTGCCGCGTGACTCCCTTCGGGGCATTGCTGCGCCGCACTTCCCTGGACGAACTGCCGCAACTTTTCAACGTACTGGCGGGCAACATGAGCCTGGTCGGCCCCAGGCCGCACCCCGTGGCGCAGGACGAAAGCTTCCGCAGACTTCTGCCCGGCTACATATGGCGCCTCAAAATCAAGCCCGGAATTACGGGCTGGGCCCAGGTCAACGGCTGGCGCGGAGAGACGGACACGATCGAGAAGATGGAACAGCGCATACGCCACGACTTCCACTACATCGAAAACTGGACCCTGACCTTTGACATGTGGATCCTGTGGATGACGATCCGCCGAGGCTTCGCGAACCCGAACGCATACTAA
- a CDS encoding glycosyl transferase family 1 — translation MRILILHTHYQQPGGEDQSFFSEATLLREQGHAVHNLIFQNQDMNNMSPWRQAWTTLWNQEAYRRTRASIRKLRPRVMHINNTFPLASPGVIHAAKAENVPVIMSLRNYRLLCVNGLFFRNGRPCEACLEHLPWQGALHGCYRNSRPASTVVAGMLTLHRSVGSWHLVDSYIALTEFARQKFLKAGIPSEKVVVKPNFIHNDAGPGDGRGGYALFVGRLSAEKGIALLLAAWGLQGQRVSLKIVGDGPLRAEVERAANNSSNVEYLGAKNPEDVSILMSEAAFLIFPSTCYETFGRVAMEAFAAGTPVLAANIGAIGEITDNGRTGLHFHPGDSYDLAAKVDWLLSHPEELAQMRKEARREYELKYTAERNYEILMGIYNNVMRNA, via the coding sequence ATGAGAATTCTCATCCTCCATACCCACTACCAACAGCCCGGAGGTGAGGACCAAAGCTTCTTTTCAGAAGCGACTCTTCTCCGCGAACAGGGCCATGCGGTACATAATCTGATCTTTCAAAATCAGGACATGAACAACATGTCACCCTGGCGGCAAGCCTGGACCACGCTTTGGAACCAGGAGGCCTATCGCCGGACACGAGCGTCAATTCGAAAACTCCGCCCTCGTGTTATGCACATAAACAACACATTTCCCCTTGCATCCCCTGGAGTCATTCACGCCGCCAAGGCCGAAAATGTGCCGGTTATTATGTCGCTACGCAACTACCGTCTCCTCTGTGTGAATGGCCTATTCTTCCGTAACGGCCGTCCATGTGAAGCATGTCTGGAGCACCTTCCTTGGCAGGGGGCGCTTCACGGTTGCTACCGGAATAGTCGGCCCGCAAGCACTGTCGTTGCGGGAATGCTCACTCTACATCGAAGTGTGGGCAGCTGGCATCTCGTTGACTCCTACATCGCTCTTACCGAATTTGCGCGTCAAAAATTCCTGAAGGCGGGCATTCCCTCGGAGAAAGTAGTCGTGAAGCCCAATTTCATCCACAACGATGCGGGCCCCGGGGACGGACGAGGAGGATACGCCCTCTTCGTGGGACGGCTCTCGGCAGAAAAAGGAATAGCTCTACTCCTGGCGGCCTGGGGTCTTCAAGGACAGCGAGTGTCTCTGAAGATAGTCGGGGATGGGCCGTTGCGGGCCGAGGTGGAGCGAGCGGCAAATAATTCATCGAACGTGGAATATCTGGGCGCCAAGAATCCTGAAGATGTATCTATCCTGATGTCGGAAGCGGCCTTTCTGATCTTTCCGTCAACCTGCTACGAAACATTCGGACGTGTGGCCATGGAAGCCTTTGCCGCAGGTACGCCGGTGCTGGCTGCCAATATCGGAGCCATTGGCGAAATCACCGACAACGGCCGCACCGGCCTCCACTTCCACCCCGGTGATTCATATGATTTGGCTGCAAAAGTTGACTGGCTTCTCTCGCACCCGGAGGAACTTGCTCAAATGCGTAAAGAGGCCAGACGGGAGTATGAATTGAAGTACACGGCGGAGAGGAATTATGAGATTTTGATGGGGATTTATAACAACGTAATGCGTAACGCGTGA